Part of the Coriobacteriia bacterium genome is shown below.
GGCTGATGAGGCCGGGGTTGGCGCGAGCGTCGCGACTGAGGCTCCCGAGGAGGCCGCTGGCAAGGCGCTGTTCCGCGAGATGCACCGGGTTACCGGCAAGGTCACCACCGACATCGAGCGATTCCAGTTCAACACCGCGATAGCCGCGATGATGGAGCTCACGAACGCCTCCTACGACTATCGCAAGGCGGTGGCTGAGCCCGAGCGCGACGCTGCGCTGCAGCTTGCCGTCAGCGAGAGGCTGGTATCGATGCTCGCGCCGTTCACCCCGCACATGGCCGAGGAGCTGTGGAGTGCGGTGCTTGGGCGCGATGGCTCAGTGCATGCTGCGCCCTGGCCGGTCTTCGACGCGGCGGCAGCCGCGGCCGACGAGATCGAGCTGGCCGTGCAGGTCAACGGCAAGGTGCGCGGGCGCGTGGTGGTCGCGGCCGACGCTGCCACCGATGTCGTGCAGGCGGCGGCGCTTGCCGAGGTCGCAGCATGGGTCGAAGGCAAAGACGTCAAGAAGGTCGTCGTCGTTCCCGGCAAGCTCGTGAGCGTGGTCGTCGCCGGGTAAGCTCCGGGTTCGATTTCGGGAAGATTCGACCGCTAGGGTGTCATGTGCGGGCCGAGTGAAGGCGGCCCGTGGCCGAGTACAACGCGACGCCCCCTCCGTTGCATCGGGAGGGGGCGTCGCTTGTCGTGTGGCAGCTCATCGAGTCCAAGTTGGAGGGAATCTCGCGCCGTGCCGGTATCTCGGGCGTGGCACCGCCCGTACTGGTGGCCGCAGCGCTCCTGTGCGCCATCGCGTGCGTGTGGGGGGTCTGGCGCTTCTGGCCTCAGCCGGTCAGCGCTTCAGACGCGCCCCCGCGCGAGACTGCCGCGGTCTCGCCGGGAACACGCGTTCAAGCCGAGGCCAGCGCGCCGGCGGTGGCGTCCGCGCCACCTGCCGGGGTGGTGGTGCACGTAGCCGGAGCGGTGAGGCATCCCGGGGTCTACGAGCTGCCGTCGGGATCGCGCGTCGCTGATGCGGTGGATGCGTCGGGCGGGATGCTGCCTGACGCGGTGCCGGCCGCCGTGAACCTCGCTCGGCTCGTAGTGGATGGCGAGCAGGTCGTCGTCCCGAGCGAAGATGATCCGATCTCGGTCGCGCCTCCGCCAGCCGCCGCGGGCGGCGGAGCGGGTGCGAGCGGCGCGGCGGGTTCGCCAGCGGGCGCGCCCGTCGATCTGAACTCCGCCGACGCTGCGGCGCTGGATACGCTGCCCGGAATCGGGCCGGCCACCGCAGCCAAGATCGTGGCG
Proteins encoded:
- a CDS encoding ComEA family DNA-binding protein; this translates as MAEYNATPPPLHREGASLVVWQLIESKLEGISRRAGISGVAPPVLVAAALLCAIACVWGVWRFWPQPVSASDAPPRETAAVSPGTRVQAEASAPAVASAPPAGVVVHVAGAVRHPGVYELPSGSRVADAVDASGGMLPDAVPAAVNLARLVVDGEQVVVPSEDDPISVAPPPAAAGGGAGASGAAGSPAGAPVDLNSADAAALDTLPGIGPATAAKIVADREANGPFASVEDLSRVSGIGEKKCEQLAGLACVR